One window of the Salvelinus fontinalis isolate EN_2023a chromosome 2, ASM2944872v1, whole genome shotgun sequence genome contains the following:
- the LOC129826741 gene encoding transcription factor 20-like isoform X1 has translation MQNFPNSPVPPALPPGFTSRGGGGSSYPPQSTDPQISPRMTDDYTGMQQQTPPNPQSHSRHLLHRGHHHPGQAGHMLAYDARNRAGESSHGNIHSGSSSNPYQKETMDYYFAMGGKDRHRRGGMAYGAGFGYSNMDGHIPQQYRQAGTSSGLSSGMMSPYPLDYGSTAGSGGSSSGSSGAGAFSPSHQYKMGQNPAMQPASGPQIQLRQHGQNYPAHQALQHGQQHRTYPISGHRMPPQFSHYSPQGSASTGSSGMYSSPPQRYHDGASSGGGFEPKVNNSSNMNSNSNSISSSATTNNVGSLENVAKSYHSSSYPSYSPQTHPLHKQATLQHRNSQHNLGIGYDNSLKMQHHAPPPGSVYSKHHQSTNPGMPQQPCQEIAKSPMHSQPQQGQISQNFSPISNPSPAASAVQSPSCSSSPSPLMGVSEGHGNPLCPPHVPSNPPPSNPRSCRGRLLQTMPQLSPTPNSNSSISSCGSNKATGLNTSAGGGHLVSNRSRMAAGTGKGSHEEGSSSSVYSSSPLDKLMQDPGLNSLNALTSQVANLPNTVQHMLLTDTLMSHRRGKDGQSQMLQALQAIPSTQPRSRSVSAASSSGIGGGEGASSEAGGDDDSFLVSERVSSRAKEERNEQISEREKSRMRQMSVASSGSEPTGYYPPSQSQMSMGSSKNQSHTGKSHQGSQGKMMLTESSTKQSLNPSDVSERKTTETRTPSLSSPSSAPQSAEPGPSVHSRPPVSSTPSCPIPSPAPQFHPNCVSEPGATDVNTKNGLRKTREIKYEGIKDESGRMVEKIEKGTHGEQTREGHMRQDGQDKENKLDRSSLRNKKGDEKDGKRCKTRDLDNSNLDQNIEEQPNAGGVGVIVSTRCEVNNPEKATYAQDNCIEEKHSDSFFRESSRHNGEEGMDLSVYSSHHEVPQKSNFGRSVPQNHPPSGPQKYGYQEAPHGAAMGLKNRGRPSPGSVTGSNSRYQGFHQPKFNYGPEHTKDVAGTTIEGSVRRREGSGARGHDDNSQLQHPFPSLLQEVLQGYHLDRRYGRSEQALTAHLQAQNMTRQQYQTRHPYGMAESMRTQTGVGEVTSHPSRMTSPGKPLQPNQRMGPGSDFVPESPQPSLRSEGVDTKGSHSASSEKNKMATPQRHPTHMPQSTEFLSGPPPKHINLADYSLPHRKPPSGLPSSSSAVQELLLQETETLAGSVGTIGQIESQMLTSSLLPPSKERRSVICDVCPNRRSTPERDGKRERERGKSPIGASVIQLPSTNDLVNSREMGDKKEVGVKVALKETAEAVHHSGLTTKETDVEHHNKALHPSVVMNSEPLRRGKIDLTTTMPSQHLQQTSHYPSTTNPLSPPPRRQSYPHGVDLSTGHASGFPGSRFGDTREGNMMPRNPHFHNPYHSPQVQLQNPQSANKLQMYTHLHAHDLDDRLDWAATINRPTKDMMQSSTSPGRHKLSHSEQRQRMQSPTDILHNRQPFAKQQVPHQNTYYDMKMWESTHSGRESEGMLEGDPYQRSQQPPPAAPLGSVAPQLVPTAPPVSNILESPVSQVVTEEIFKSLHPTPNSMKTVGHSIGGNVNSVMPQSHRPNKTGGFGDTNPLMLRRRVRSFISPIPAKRQHQDVSQQRSAPSSYHSPLTYSESSLQNDDDSSSSDITTLGSPNTPCPTPGQSTYSQSSSPVQGKKSLPPRKGRGLKLEAIVQKITPNVKKSTNSGHTDVDSNDFAGFSHTEMSQFTDTQDEEECLPYLDESLSLSDIMPYRGVDETGPLPPTAYPCDPHQTSQVLKRGTTGTVTRPLQPDFDFGLGTAASSTGDRDKEIPADFTLLGPLPPPPPLPCPVQGSPPPSSSALSDIQHFTNTYQQLETRKGEQSAANLLRQKLEETGIGFDDYSSSDYYGTTPPHHSQAQGHLLRQPHQTSPRSSLAMTGSPQDSKQSDNSVPKGYFPSGKKKGRPVGSVNKQKRAQATQAQSQNASPSALSGPPIQSPATVSPQVAPSPSTTASARSVTPPTDQKMTPPEIPPVLTQAVKVDAESEDTQPETEVKSVCQKQGGVKDESEVVGSRGRQRRRRRGVAAAAAKDDLEAATRAGEHFDNSRVFPDNSKCAFAPYIHVERKVAEIGAVCTIVNGEEEKMKGERGAVGGKASSSGIEALLTSALLSQLPRRDGEIERVKEKRELEDVDSALQAGKVLPSSEYLLPGPVITESIHSGRLLCCLCQKWANYKNLGDLYGPYYPPEYATRLPKNQPQIRQSLVTTGMSRNVQNLDTISNVLTTQGRELQDVPTIKSSTYSDYMFSQETNATSPATAVGTASPAGGGEMLYLPSKLAKTTTNKTTVLKWDMPPELKPITELRKQPELQNEPTYSQQNQPCQQQQTEDTQQRPQHRKLTLHPRFKRRQKSSENSPRMVPSNSKASLPFQPPPPTLDSLGPLAQLAQLPQMPMDPEELWVHEACMVWTSGVYLVNGRLYGLQEALDGARDTVCSYCEMVGSTLGCYSKGCTLRYHYPCAMDADCSLNEDNFSLRCPKHKVKRESFPRAASQLNLCTLSSLREAERDTE, from the exons GGGATGATGTCTCCCTATCCTTTAGACTATGGTTCGACGGCCGGCTCAGGTGGTAGTAGCAGTGGCAGCAGTGGTGCTGGAGCATTTTCCCCCTCCCATCAGTACAAAATGGGTCAGAACCCTGCAATGCAGCCAGCATCAGGGCCTCAGATACAGCTCCGACAACATGGACAGAATTACCCCGCCCATCAAGCTCTGCAACATGGACAGCAGCATAGGACTTATCCCATCTCTGGACACAGAATGCCTCCACAGTTCTCACACTACTCCCCACAGGGTAGTGCATCCACAGGGTCATCAGGAATGTACAGCTCCCCACCACAGAGATATCATGATGGGGCCAGCAGTGGTGGTGGATTTGAACCTAAAGTCAACAACTCTTCTAATATGAACTCTAATTCAAACTCAATTTCAAGTTCAGCTACAACAAACAATGTTGGATCACTGGAGAATGTTGCAAAGAGCTACCACTCTTCAAGTTATCCCTCATACTCCCCACAAACTCATCCACTCCACAAACAAGCCACCCTCCAGCACCGCAATTCTCAGCACAATTTAGGAATAGGTTACGACAACTCTCTCAAAATGCAGCATCATGCCCCTCCACCAGGTTCTGTATACTCTAAACATCACCAATCCACCAATCCCGGAATGCCTCAACAACCGTGTCAAGAAATAGCCAAATCGCCAATGCATTCTCAACCCCAACAGGGCCAGATTAGCCAAAACTTCAGCCCTATATCTAACCCCTCTCCAGCTGCCTCTGCAGTGCAGTCTCCCAGTTGTAGCTCCTCACCTTCCCCGTTGATGGGTGTCTCAGAAGGTCATGGAAACCCTTTATGTCCCCCACATGTTCCATCAAATCCCCCTCCCTCAAATCCTCGTAGTTGCCGTGGTCGGTTATTGCAGACTATGCCTCAGTTGAGTCCCACACCCAACTCCAACAGCAGCATCAGTAGTTGTGGCAGTAACAAAGCTACTGGTCTGAATACAAGCGCTGGAGGTGGTCACTTAGTCTCAAACCGAAGCAGAATGGCTGCAGGTACAGGAAAAGGATCACATGAAGAAGGGTCATCCTCGTCTGTCTATTCATCTTCTCCTCTTGACAAACTCATGCAAGATCCTGGCTTGAACAGTCTAAATGCGTTGACATCACAGGTAGCGAATTTACCCAATACAGTGCAACATATGCTTCTCACTGACACATTAATGTCACATAGAAGGGGGAAAGATGGACAAAGTCAAATGCTGCAGGCATTACAAGCCATTCCCTCTACTCAACCAAGGAGTCGAAGTGTCAGTGCTGCCTCAAGCAGTGGGATAGGTGGTGGTGAGGGTGCTAGCTCTGAGGCTGGAGGTGATGATGATTCCTTTCTGGTGTCCGAAAGAGTATCATCAAGGGCCAAAGAGGAACGCAATGAGCAGATTTCTGAGCGGGAAAAATCTAGAATGCGGCAGATGAGTGTCGCAAGCAGTGGATCGGAACCAACTGGCTACTATCCTCCCTCTCAGAGTCAAATGTCCATGGGTTCCAGTAAAAACCAATCCCATACTGGAAAGAGTCATCAGGGTTCACAAGGGAAGATGATGTTAACGGAATCTTCTACAAAACAATCTCTGAATCCATCAGATGTTTCTGAAAGAAAGACAACTGAAACCCGGACACCTTCATTGTCATCTCCCTCCTCTGCTCCTCAATCTGCTGAGCCTGGTCCAAGCGTACATTCTCGCCCTCCTGTTTCCTCTACTCCCTCATGCCCCATTCCCTCTCCTGCTCCTCAGTTCCACCCAAACTGTGTTTCTGAGCCTGGTGCCACTGATGTTAATACTAAAAATGGGCTTAGGAAAACAAGGGAAATTAAATATGAAGGAATTAAAGATGAAAGTGGACGGATGGTTGAAAAAATTGAAAAAGGCACCCATGGAGAGCAGACCCGAGAGGGACACATGCGACAAGATGGGCAGGACAAAGAAAATAAATTGGATCGATCTTCCTTGCGTAACAAAAAGGGTGATGAGAAGGACGGAAAACGATGTAAGACACGAGATTTGGACAACTCCAATCTAGATCAAAATATTGAGGAACAGCCAAATGCTGGTGGAGTGGGTGTTATCGTGTCAACCCGTTGTGAGGTAAATAATCCAGAAAAAGCTACATATGCACAAGACAACTGCATAGAGGAGAAACATTCAGACAGCTTCTTTAGAGAGTCTAGTCGTCATAATGGGGAGGAAGGAATGGATTTGAGTGTATATTCCTCTCATCATGAAGTTCCCCAGAAATCTAACTTTGGGCGGTCTGTCCCTCAAAATCATCCCCCCTCAGGTCCTCAAAAATATGGTTACCAAGAGGCACCACATGGTGCTGCCATGGGTTTGAAGAATAGGGGGAGACCTAGTCCAGGGAGTGTAACTGGATCAAATTCAAGGTATCAAGGCTTCCATCAGCCAAAGTTCAATTATGGGCCTGAACACACCAAGGATGTCGCAGGTACTACAATTGAGGGATCagtgaggagaagagaaggatcGGGAGCAAGAGGACATGATGATAATTCTCAACTCCAGCATCCATTTCCAAGCCTCTTGCAGGAGGTTCTACAGGGTTATCACTTAGACCGGCGCTATGGGCGATCTGAACAGGCACTAACTGCCCATCTCCAGGCTCAAAATATGACTCGGCAACAGTACCAAACCAGGCATCCTTATGGCATGGCTGAAAGTATGAGAACCCAAACTGGAGTTGGAGAGGTCACTTCCCACCCCTCCCGAATGACAAGCCCTGGAAAGCCTCTTCAACCAAATCAGCGCATGGGGCCTGGATCTGATTTTGTACCAGAATCACCTCAACCCTCTTTGAGGTCTGAAGGAGTAGATACTAAGGGATCTCACAGTGCTTCTTCAGAGAAAAATAAAATGGCAACACCACAGCGTCACCCGACCCATATGCCACAGTCTACAGAGTTTTTGTCTGGACCTCCACCAAAACACATCAATTTAGCAGACTACTCATTACCTCACAGGAAACCCCCTTCAGGTCTGCCCAGCTCATCATCAGCTGTACAGGAACTCCTATTGCAGGAAACAGAGACGCTAGCGGGCAGTGTTGGAACCATAGGTCAAATTGAGTCTCAAATGTTGACGTCCTCCCTTTTACCTCCATCTAAAGAGCGCCGCTCTGTCATATGTGATGTTTGTCCCAATCGCCGCAGTACACCAGAAAGGGATGGGAAACGTGAAAGAGAGCGGGGAAAAAGTCCAATTGGTGCCTCTGTAATCCAACTGCCATCAACAAATGATCTAGTGAACAGTAGGGAGATGGGAGATAAAAAAGAGGTTGGAGTGAAGGTAGCATTAAAGGAGACTGCAGAGGCTGTCCATCATAGTGGTCTTACAACCAAGGAAACTGATGTTGAGCATCATAACAAGGCTTTACACCCATCTGTGGTTATGAATTCAGAGCCTCTTAGAAGAGGTAAGATTGATTTGACCACCACCATGCCCTCTCAACATCTGCAGCAAACCTCTCACTATCCCTCTACCACCAACCCTCTGTCTCCACCACCAAGACGTCAGTCATACCCACATGGTGTAGATTTATCTACAGGGCATGCCAGTGGCTTTCCTGGTTCCAGGTTTGGTGATACAAGAGAGGGCAATATGATGCCACGTAACCCCCATTTTCACAATCCCTACCACTCACCCCAAGTTCAATTACAAAACCCACAATCCGCAAACAAATTACAAATGTATACTCACCTCCATGCTCATGACTTGGATGACAGACTTGATTGGGCAGCTACCATTAATAGACCCACCAAGGATATGATGCAGTCCAGTACTTCTCCAGGTAGACATAAACTCAGTCATTCAGAGCAGAGACAAAGAATGCAGTCTCCAACTGACATTTTGCACAATCGCCAACCGTTCGCTAAACAGCAAGTTCCTCATCAGAACACTTACTATGACATGAAAATGTGGGAGTCAACACACTCTGGTAGAGAGAGTGAAGGGATGTTGGAGGGGGACCCTTACCAGAGAAGTCAACAGCCACCTCCTGCTGCTCCTCTTGGGTCTGTTGCCCCCCAATTGGTTCCAACAGCTCCACCAGTCTCCAACATTCTTGAATCACCTGTTTCCCAAGTGGTTACAGAAGAAATCTTTAAATCACTCCATCCTACACCTAATTCCATGAAAACAGTTGGTCACAGTATTGGTGGCAATGTCAATTCCGTGATGCCGCAGAGCCATCGACCAAATAAAACTGGGGGTTTTGGGGACACTAATCCATTAATGTTGAGGAGGAGAGTTCGATCTTTCATTTCCCCTATCCCAGCCAAGAGGCAGCATCAGGATGTATCACAGCAAAGGAGTGCCCCTAGTTCATATCACTCACCTTTGACCTACTCTGAATCCAGCCTCCAAAATGATGATGACTCATCCAGTTCAGATATAACTACACTTGGTTCGCCTAATACTCCTTGTCCCACACCTGGACAAAGCACTTATTCACAATCCTCCTCACCTGTTCAGGGTAAAAAGAGTCTGCCTCCAAGAAAAGGGAGAGGTTTGAAACTGGAGGCTATTGTTCAGAAAATTACACCAAATGTGAAGAAATCTACTAACAGCGGCCATACCGATGTTGACTCAAATGATTTTGCTGGATTTTCTCACACTGAAATGTCACAGTTTACTGACACACAGGACGAAGAGGAATGTTTACCTTATCTAGATGAAAGTCTCTCATTAAGTGACATTATGCCCTACAGAGGGGTTGATGAGACTGGACCGTTACCTCCCACCGCATACCCCTGtgatcctcaccagacatcacaagTTCTTAAACGTGGCACCACAGGAACTGTTACAAGACCTTTGCAGCCAGACTTTGACTTTGGGTTAGGGACTGCAGCATCTAGTACTGGTGATAGAGATAAAGAGATACCCGCTGACTTCACCTTATTAGGGCCCttacccccacctccaccactaccttGTCCAGTACAGGGCTCCCCCCCACCTTCTTCATCTGCCTTGTCTGATATTCAACATTTCACTAATACTTACCAGCAACTTGAGACTCGAAAAGGTGAACAATCTGCGGCTAACCTTCTGAGACAAAAACTTGAAGAAACTGGGATTGGATTTGATGATTACAGTAGCAGTGACTATTATGgaaccaccccaccacaccacagTCAGGCTCAAGGGCACTTACTAAGACAGCCACATCAAACTTCTCCAAGGTCATCTTTGGCAATGACAGGGTCACCACAAGATTCCAAACAATCAGACAATTCTGTACCCAAAGGCTATTTCCCATCAGGCAAGAAGAAGGGAAGGCCTGTTGGAAGTGTGAATAAGCAAAAACGTGCTCAAGCCACCCAGGCCCAGTCACAGAATGCGAGCCCAAGTGCTCTGTCTGGCCCACCCATTCAATCTCCTGCAACTGTTAGTCCACAGGTAGCCCCAAGCCCTAGCACTACAGCCTCTGCCCGATCAGTCACTCCCCCGACTGATCAGAAAATGACTCCTCCTGAGATTCCACCAGTCTTGACCCAAGCAGTAAAAGTGGATGCTGAAAGTGAGGACACTCAGCCAGAGACGGAGGTGAAATCAGTCTGCCAGAAACAAGGGGGGGTGAAAGACGAGAGTGAGGTAGTGGGATCAAGAggcaggcagaggaggaggagaagaggagtagCAGCAGCGGCGGCCAAAGATGACCTGGAAGCGGCTACAAGAGCAGGGGAACATTTTGATAACAGCAGAGTTTTTCCTGATAATAGCAAGTGTGCCTTTGCTCCATACATACATGTGGAGAGGAAAGTAGCTGAGATAGGAGCCGTGTGCACAATTGTGAATGGTGAAGAGGAAAAGATGAAGGGAGAGCGTGGAGCAGTTGGAGGGAAAGCAAGCAGTAGTGGTATTGAAGCTCTTTTGACCTCAGCTCTTTTGTCTCAACTGCCTAGGAGAGACGGAGAAATTGAGAGGGTCAAAGAGAAGAGGGAACTGGAGGATGTAGACTCTGCCCTCCAGGCAGGAAAGGTTCTACCTTCATCTGAGTACCTTCTACCAGGCCCTGTGATTACTGAATCCATTCATTCTGGCCgtcttctctgctgcctgtgcCAGAAATGGGCCAATTACAAAAACCTTGGGGATCTCTATGGACCTTACTACCCTCCTGAATATGCTACAAGGCTTCCCAAGAATCAACCCCAGATACGACAGAGTCTTGTAACTACTGGGATGAGTAGAAATGTGCAAAATCTAGACACCATTTCAAATGTGTTGACCACCCAGGGCCGTGAACTGCAAGATGTGCCAACTATCAAGTCCTCAACTTATAGTGATTACATGTTCAGTCAAGAGACAAATGCAACTTCCCCTGCCACTGCTGTTGGCACTGCCTCTCCAGCAGGTGGAGGGGAGATGCTTTATCTGCCCAGCAAACTTGCTAAAACCACCACCAACAAGACAACAGTTCTTAAGTGGGACATGCCTCCAGAGTTAAAACCAATTACTGAGCTAAGGAAACAACCTGAACTTCAGAATGAGCCCACTTACAGTCAGCAAAACCAACCATGCCAGCAACAGCAGACAGAAGACACTCAACAAAGGCCGCAACACAGAAAGCTGACGTTGCACCCGAGATTTAAAAGGAGACAGAAATCCAGTGAGAATTCCCCAAGAATGGTGCCATCCAACAGCAAAGCCTCATTGCCATTCCAGCCTCCTCCCCCAACCTTAGACTCCCTTGGACCTTTGGCACAGCTGGCCCAACTTCCTCAGATGCCTATGGACCCAGAGGAGCTGTGGGTGCATGAGGCATGCATGGTCTGGACCAGTGGGGTTTACCTGGTCAATGGAAGACTGTATGGCCTACAGGAGGCACTAGATGGTGCCAGAGACACA GTTTGCTCATATTGTGAAATGGTTGGCTCAACCCTCGGCTGTTACAGCAAAGGCTGCACACTGAGATATCACTACCCGTGTGCCATGGATGCAG ACTGCTCTCTGAATGAAGATAACTTTTCACTACGATGTCCGAAGCACAAGGTAAAAAGGGAGAG TTTCCCCagagcagccagccagctaaaTCTGTGTACCCTGAGCAGtctgagagaggctgagagagacacTGAGTAG